A single genomic interval of Lacrimispora sphenoides JCM 1415 harbors:
- a CDS encoding carbohydrate ABC transporter permease, producing the protein MKDNKGASLRHFLNKESTAGVIFSLPFIIGFLLFMVVPMGISFYYSLCDYNILSPPVFAGLKNYIKMFTDDKVFFQTIGVTFYFALVSVPLRLIFALMVAMLLLNTTKATGFYRAAYYLPSIIGGSVAVAILWKRMFATDGVVNHLLGIMGIQTSFAWLGNKNTAIWTLIILAVWQFGSSMLIFLSSLKQIPVTLYEAARVDGANKFSQFFKITLPLLTPTIFFNLVMQMINGFLAFTQCFIITQGKPLNSTLFYTVYMYQQSFEFYNTGYGAALAWVMLGIIGLITMILFATKKFWVYTEGV; encoded by the coding sequence ATGAAAGATAACAAAGGGGCAAGCCTCAGACATTTCCTGAACAAAGAAAGTACAGCGGGAGTGATATTCAGTCTTCCTTTCATCATCGGCTTCCTGCTGTTTATGGTGGTGCCTATGGGAATATCCTTTTACTACTCTTTGTGTGATTATAACATTTTGTCGCCGCCTGTTTTTGCAGGACTTAAAAACTACATAAAGATGTTTACCGATGATAAAGTATTTTTCCAGACCATAGGAGTCACGTTTTATTTCGCCTTAGTATCTGTTCCTCTGCGTTTGATCTTTGCACTTATGGTGGCAATGCTTTTGCTTAATACAACAAAGGCAACCGGCTTTTACCGGGCGGCTTACTATCTTCCATCCATCATTGGAGGTTCAGTGGCTGTCGCTATTCTCTGGAAGAGAATGTTTGCAACTGACGGTGTGGTCAACCACCTTTTGGGTATTATGGGGATTCAGACCAGCTTTGCATGGCTTGGAAATAAGAACACGGCTATCTGGACCCTTATTATCCTGGCAGTCTGGCAGTTTGGTTCTTCTATGCTGATTTTTTTATCATCCTTAAAGCAGATTCCTGTAACGCTTTATGAGGCTGCCAGAGTAGACGGCGCAAATAAATTTTCCCAGTTTTTCAAGATCACTCTGCCTCTTTTAACACCTACTATTTTCTTTAATCTGGTGATGCAGATGATCAACGGTTTCCTGGCATTTACCCAGTGCTTCATTATTACGCAGGGCAAACCGCTTAACTCCACTTTGTTCTATACGGTTTATATGTACCAGCAGTCCTTCGAGTTCTATAATACTGGATACGGGGCAGCCTTAGCCTGGGTAATGCTTGGGATTATTGGCCTCATTACAATGATTCTGTTCGCAACGAAGAAATTCTGGGTTTATACGGAAGGAGTGTGA
- a CDS encoding carbohydrate ABC transporter permease, with amino-acid sequence MKTKRKIGKIFYHVIVCGLGLVMIYPLVWMVMSSFKETSTIFQTAGQLIPEKFVFSNYINGWKGFAKITFATFFKNSLFIAVAATFGTVFSSALVAYGLARCRFFGRRALFVAMLLSMMLPAQVLMIPQYLWYQKLGWVGSYKPLILPYCFAIQGFFVYMMINFIDGIPRELDEAAKIDGCSYYGIFSRIIMPLISPALITASIFSFMWRWDDFLSALLYINESAKYPVSLALKLFCDPGSSSDYGAMFAMATLSILPAVIIFICLQKYLVEGISTSGLKG; translated from the coding sequence ATGAAGACTAAAAGAAAAATAGGCAAAATTTTTTACCATGTAATCGTCTGTGGTCTGGGGCTTGTGATGATCTATCCTCTGGTGTGGATGGTTATGAGCTCTTTTAAGGAAACCAGTACCATCTTTCAGACAGCAGGTCAGCTGATTCCGGAAAAATTTGTATTTTCCAATTATATCAATGGTTGGAAAGGCTTTGCAAAGATTACGTTTGCAACTTTTTTTAAGAATTCCCTGTTTATAGCCGTTGCAGCAACCTTTGGAACTGTCTTTTCCTCGGCTTTGGTAGCCTATGGCCTGGCAAGATGCAGATTTTTTGGCAGAAGAGCTCTGTTTGTAGCTATGCTGCTTTCTATGATGCTTCCGGCTCAGGTACTGATGATCCCTCAGTATTTATGGTATCAGAAATTAGGGTGGGTAGGAAGCTATAAGCCGTTAATTCTTCCTTATTGTTTTGCGATTCAGGGATTCTTTGTTTACATGATGATCAATTTTATAGATGGAATCCCTCGTGAGCTTGACGAGGCAGCTAAGATTGACGGTTGCTCTTATTATGGCATATTTTCAAGGATCATTATGCCGCTTATATCCCCGGCGCTGATTACGGCCAGCATTTTTTCATTTATGTGGAGATGGGATGATTTTCTTTCCGCCCTGCTTTATATCAATGAGTCTGCCAAATATCCGGTCAGCCTTGCCTTAAAGTTGTTTTGCGATCCGGGATCCTCTTCCGATTACGGCGCGATGTTCGCAATGGCAACCTTATCAATCCTGCCTGCAGTCATTATCTTTATCTGCCTTCAGAAATACCTGGTGGAAGGCATCAGTACTTCCGGTTTAAAAGGGTAA
- a CDS encoding glycoside hydrolase family 2 protein has translation MVIESYPRPDFKREDWTDLNGEWDFSFDEPVFDRKIQVPFCYQSEMSGICDTRVHHIVWYRKEFVVEKGRLSGKSLLLKFGAVDYEAEVYINQTYAGGHRGGHTPFEADITGLVSEGKNIITVKVMDYSDADKPRGKQTWTGENFACWYTPTTGIWQSVWLEYAGKPYIKRIKATPDLECNEALCEIFISTMERMTAEASFHSLPAEGGMEMDLGSLKIACENGYGKGILALPDLDLRRDQLTWTPEKPNLIEMEVNLQNDKVTSYFGLRSVCVSNGRILLNGEVLYQRLVLDQGYWSQSLLTPPNEEAIRNDILLSKKMGFNGARKHQKIEDPRYYYWADKLGFLVWGEMPSCYMYTDNTVESTSRELAEFIERDYNHPSIITWVTANESWGMRNIKTDKSQQSFSNMLFYQAKALDKTRPVSGNDGWEQTEHTDILALHDYELMPETEGKYDCLEDILNSHAERRFVLADGQTYRGQPVLMTEYGGIAFSAEEKGWGYYNKVGSEGEFLKRLEPITDFLIKSRKFSGFCYTQLTDVMQETNGLLREDRTPKLPLEKLEKIFGKKIYE, from the coding sequence ATGGTCATTGAAAGTTATCCAAGGCCTGATTTTAAAAGGGAAGATTGGACAGATCTGAATGGAGAATGGGATTTTTCTTTTGATGAACCGGTATTTGACCGGAAAATTCAGGTTCCGTTCTGCTATCAGTCTGAAATGAGCGGAATCTGTGATACGAGAGTCCATCATATTGTGTGGTATCGGAAAGAGTTCGTTGTGGAAAAGGGCAGATTAAGTGGAAAAAGCCTGCTTTTAAAGTTTGGAGCCGTGGATTATGAAGCTGAGGTTTATATCAATCAAACCTATGCAGGCGGGCACAGAGGAGGCCATACTCCCTTTGAGGCAGATATTACCGGACTGGTTTCCGAAGGAAAGAATATCATAACGGTTAAAGTCATGGATTACAGTGACGCGGATAAACCGAGAGGAAAGCAGACCTGGACAGGTGAAAATTTTGCCTGCTGGTATACTCCTACAACTGGGATATGGCAGAGCGTGTGGCTGGAATATGCGGGAAAACCCTATATTAAACGAATAAAGGCAACTCCGGATCTGGAATGTAATGAAGCATTATGCGAAATCTTTATTTCCACCATGGAGCGTATGACTGCGGAAGCTTCCTTTCATAGCCTTCCTGCAGAAGGCGGTATGGAAATGGATCTGGGCAGTTTGAAAATAGCCTGTGAAAACGGCTATGGAAAAGGAATTCTGGCTTTGCCGGACTTGGATCTGCGCCGGGATCAACTGACATGGACGCCGGAAAAACCCAATTTAATTGAGATGGAAGTAAATCTTCAAAATGATAAGGTAACCAGTTATTTTGGACTCCGGTCTGTCTGCGTTTCAAATGGAAGGATTCTGCTAAACGGAGAGGTGTTATATCAAAGGCTGGTTCTCGATCAGGGCTACTGGAGTCAAAGCCTTCTCACGCCTCCCAATGAGGAAGCCATCCGGAATGATATCCTGCTTTCAAAGAAAATGGGGTTTAATGGGGCCAGAAAACATCAGAAAATCGAAGATCCAAGATATTACTACTGGGCCGATAAACTGGGATTTCTTGTATGGGGAGAGATGCCAAGCTGCTATATGTATACAGACAATACTGTGGAAAGCACTTCCAGAGAGCTTGCTGAATTTATTGAACGGGATTATAACCATCCATCCATTATTACATGGGTGACAGCGAATGAAAGCTGGGGAATGAGAAACATAAAAACGGATAAAAGTCAGCAGAGCTTTTCTAATATGCTGTTCTATCAGGCCAAAGCTCTGGATAAAACCAGACCGGTCAGCGGAAACGATGGCTGGGAACAGACCGAGCACACCGATATTCTTGCCTTACATGATTATGAACTGATGCCGGAAACCGAAGGGAAATATGATTGTCTGGAAGATATCCTTAATAGCCATGCGGAACGCCGCTTTGTTCTGGCGGATGGGCAGACGTACCGGGGGCAGCCTGTCCTGATGACAGAGTATGGCGGCATCGCTTTTTCTGCAGAAGAGAAAGGCTGGGGGTATTACAATAAGGTGGGAAGCGAAGGGGAATTTTTAAAACGTCTGGAACCAATCACGGATTTCCTGATTAAAAGCAGAAAATTTTCCGGTTTCTGTTATACGCAGCTTACGGATGTCATGCAGGAGACTAACGGTCTGCTGAGGGAAGACAGAACGCCTAAGCTTCCTCTGGAAAAACTGGAAAAGATCTTTGGAAAGAAAATTTACGAATAA
- a CDS encoding acyl-[acyl-carrier-protein] thioesterase, translating to MYTFGSRVRYSETDECGRLTLTGIMNYLQDCSTFQSEDIGLGISYLTDRHKAWWLSSWQIVVDRYPVLGEEIVVGTWPYDFKGFYGYRNFTICDQAGEYLVRANSVWFLFDTEKGRPVKIEPEDLRGYGNGNEERLSMDYASRKIQLPEEYEDTEPVTIGKHHIDTNHHVNNAQYVEIAREVLPDEMEVSELRVEYKKAAVFGDVVYPRISRTEEGYTVSLCDERGAAYAVIWLRGTTERM from the coding sequence ATGTATACATTTGGCAGCAGGGTCCGCTACAGTGAGACAGATGAATGCGGTAGACTGACTTTAACAGGCATTATGAATTATCTCCAGGATTGTTCTACGTTTCAGTCTGAGGATATTGGTCTTGGGATTTCTTACTTAACTGACCGTCATAAGGCCTGGTGGCTTTCCTCCTGGCAGATCGTGGTGGACCGTTATCCCGTTCTGGGTGAGGAGATTGTGGTAGGTACCTGGCCTTATGATTTTAAGGGATTTTACGGATACCGGAATTTCACCATATGTGATCAGGCCGGAGAGTACCTTGTAAGGGCTAATTCCGTATGGTTCTTATTTGATACGGAAAAGGGGCGTCCAGTTAAAATTGAACCGGAAGACCTCCGGGGATATGGAAACGGCAATGAAGAGCGGCTTTCTATGGATTATGCTTCCCGTAAGATCCAATTGCCGGAGGAATATGAAGACACAGAGCCGGTTACCATTGGAAAACATCATATTGACACGAACCATCATGTCAATAACGCTCAATATGTGGAGATTGCCAGAGAGGTGCTTCCGGATGAAATGGAGGTTTCCGAACTGAGAGTGGAATATAAAAAAGCGGCAGTCTTTGGAGATGTAGTTTATCCCCGCATAAGCCGGACAGAGGAAGGGTATACGGTTTCCCTGTGTGATGAACGGGGAGCAGCTTACGCAGTCATCTGGCTGCGGGGAACAACAGAGAGGATGTAA
- a CDS encoding S1 RNA-binding domain-containing protein, with translation MIELGKMQTLVVQRVKDFGVYVGEEERSEVSVLLPKKQVPEGAGPGDRIPVFIYKDSEDRLIATVASPKLQAGETAVLLVKEVGKIGAFLDMGLEKDLLLPFKEQTHKVKQGEKVLVALYIDKSKRLAATMRVYTYMSNQSPYKKDDQVTGIIYEINENLGAFVAVDYKYYGLIPRKEVFENYREGDEVTARVTKVREDGKLDLSPRQKAYIQMDTDSGKVLEIIETQFDGSLPFTDKADPEIIKREFSMSKNAFKRAIGHLLKEGKVRITDSKIERIR, from the coding sequence ATGATTGAATTAGGAAAGATGCAGACCCTGGTCGTACAGAGGGTCAAGGATTTCGGCGTTTATGTGGGTGAGGAAGAAAGAAGTGAGGTTTCCGTACTTCTTCCTAAAAAACAGGTGCCGGAGGGAGCCGGGCCTGGAGACAGGATTCCTGTATTTATCTATAAGGATTCGGAAGACCGGCTGATAGCCACTGTAGCATCACCGAAGCTTCAGGCAGGTGAGACGGCTGTGCTTCTAGTGAAAGAAGTTGGGAAAATCGGTGCATTTCTCGACATGGGGCTTGAAAAGGATCTGCTTCTTCCTTTTAAAGAACAGACCCATAAGGTAAAGCAGGGAGAGAAGGTGCTGGTGGCCCTTTACATTGATAAAAGCAAACGTCTGGCGGCTACTATGAGGGTATATACCTATATGAGCAATCAGTCCCCTTATAAGAAGGATGATCAGGTGACCGGAATTATTTATGAAATCAATGAAAACCTGGGAGCCTTTGTAGCAGTCGATTATAAGTATTATGGCCTGATTCCCCGGAAAGAAGTTTTTGAAAATTACCGGGAAGGTGATGAAGTAACGGCACGGGTAACGAAGGTAAGAGAAGACGGAAAGCTGGATCTAAGTCCCAGACAGAAGGCTTATATCCAGATGGATACGGATTCCGGCAAGGTTCTTGAGATCATAGAAACACAGTTTGACGGAAGTCTGCCGTTTACAGATAAAGCGGATCCGGAGATCATCAAGCGGGAATTTTCTATGAGTAAGAATGCGTTTAAACGGGCAATCGGACATCTCCTGAAAGAAGGAAAAGTCAGAATAACAGATAGTAAAATTGAGAGAATCAGATAA